The following proteins are co-located in the Spirosoma montaniterrae genome:
- a CDS encoding YybH family protein, giving the protein MKRMLIGWLAVAFLSACSSSSSVDVSDLNRQFIAAWNAKDSAKVIDYLADDVQFLQGETHFTGKAEVAQKWVRETLPTIRDLKTNVVSSAVDAQTAYEGGTFSVDVLPESPQEPGGFGEGNFMLLWRKGADGNWKLSYAQLEGLPVRARN; this is encoded by the coding sequence ATGAAACGAATGCTTATCGGATGGCTGGCAGTAGCCTTTTTATCGGCCTGCTCGTCGTCCAGTTCAGTCGACGTGAGCGACCTGAACCGGCAGTTCATTGCCGCCTGGAATGCGAAAGACAGCGCGAAAGTTATTGATTATTTGGCCGACGACGTGCAGTTTTTGCAGGGCGAAACGCACTTTACCGGTAAGGCTGAAGTGGCGCAGAAATGGGTACGCGAGACGTTACCCACCATCCGCGATCTGAAAACCAACGTGGTGAGTTCGGCGGTTGATGCGCAAACGGCCTATGAGGGCGGCACCTTCTCGGTCGATGTGCTACCCGAATCGCCCCAGGAGCCGGGTGGCTTTGGCGAAGGTAATTTTATGCTGCTCTGGCGCAAAGGTGCAGATGGCAACTGGAAACTCAGTTATGCCCAGTTAGAGGGACTGCCTGTTCGGGCACGAAATTAA
- a CDS encoding Nif3-like dinuclear metal center hexameric protein encodes MTTIRQLTSYLEAFAPLAYQESYDNAGLIVGDPNATITGVLVSLDATEAVVDEAIARGCNLIVAHHPIVFKGLKKLNGKNYVERTVIKAIKHDVAIYASHTNLDNVTGGVSFKFAETLGLQNVRILAPKSQVLSKLVAFVPDADLPAVLTAIYEAGAGRIDTYDHCSFRVGGTGTFRPLTGATPAVGSVGQDETVQEQRLEVLLPAYLERAVVAAMQRAHSYEVPAYDLYPLNNANQTVGSGAVGDLPQPMSGREWLNYLKTSMTLNIIRHTALPERPIRRVAVCGGAGSFLLPDAIGAGADVFVTADYKYHEFFDADGRILICDVGHYESEVRTKELISQHLAKKFITFAVILSDIDTNPVQYFT; translated from the coding sequence ATGACAACTATTCGTCAGCTAACCAGCTATCTTGAAGCCTTTGCCCCATTGGCCTATCAGGAATCATACGATAATGCCGGGCTGATTGTAGGCGACCCAAACGCCACCATCACGGGTGTTCTGGTCTCGCTCGACGCCACCGAAGCCGTTGTCGATGAAGCCATTGCGCGAGGCTGCAACCTCATCGTAGCCCACCACCCAATTGTGTTCAAAGGGCTGAAAAAGCTGAATGGTAAAAACTACGTGGAGCGCACGGTCATCAAAGCCATTAAACACGACGTCGCCATCTACGCCAGCCACACCAATTTAGACAACGTGACGGGGGGTGTTAGCTTTAAATTTGCCGAAACGCTCGGTCTGCAAAACGTCCGTATTCTGGCTCCCAAATCGCAGGTGTTGAGCAAGTTAGTAGCATTCGTCCCCGACGCCGATTTGCCTGCCGTACTAACTGCCATTTACGAAGCCGGAGCCGGTCGCATCGACACCTACGACCATTGTTCGTTCCGGGTGGGCGGTACTGGCACGTTCCGGCCCCTGACCGGCGCGACACCGGCGGTAGGCAGCGTGGGGCAAGACGAAACCGTGCAGGAGCAACGGCTCGAAGTGCTGCTGCCAGCGTACCTCGAACGCGCGGTAGTAGCGGCCATGCAGCGGGCGCATTCCTATGAAGTTCCGGCTTACGACCTCTACCCACTCAACAACGCCAATCAGACGGTTGGCTCCGGAGCCGTGGGCGATCTGCCCCAACCTATGAGTGGGCGCGAGTGGCTCAATTACCTGAAAACCAGCATGACACTAAACATAATCCGGCACACGGCCCTACCCGAACGCCCTATTCGGCGGGTGGCCGTTTGCGGAGGAGCCGGGAGCTTCCTGCTGCCCGACGCCATCGGGGCCGGGGCCGATGTGTTTGTGACCGCCGACTATAAATACCACGAGTTTTTCGACGCCGACGGGCGCATACTAATTTGCGACGTTGGGCATTATGAAAGCGAAGTCAGAACGAAAGAGTTGATTAGCCAGCATTTGGCAAAAAAATTCATTACTTTTGCGGTAATTTTATCGGATATTGACACCAACCCGGTGCAGTATTTCACATAG
- a CDS encoding zinc ribbon domain-containing protein → MELTIAQKLDALLQLQSLDSQLDELIKIRGGLPEEVRDLEDDIAGFETRIGKFQSEIKTLEEEIERNRIAKKDAEKLIVKYKDQQMNVRNNREFDAISKEIELQSLEIELAEKRISEAQFRVRGKEEEIKTTQEALNERKEDLKAKKQELDQITSESQEEEKEIIKLRDKQATNVEPRLLNSYNKIRGNALNGLAVVMVKRGACGGCFNVVPPQRQADIKDKKKIIVCEHCGRIFADVEGVPEPAPTGRGK, encoded by the coding sequence ATGGAACTGACGATTGCGCAAAAATTAGACGCTCTTCTGCAACTGCAATCCCTTGATTCTCAACTTGACGAACTCATAAAAATTCGCGGTGGCTTACCCGAAGAGGTGCGCGATCTGGAAGATGACATCGCTGGCTTCGAGACACGGATTGGCAAGTTTCAGTCTGAAATCAAAACGCTCGAAGAAGAAATTGAACGAAATCGAATCGCGAAGAAAGACGCCGAAAAGCTGATTGTCAAATACAAAGACCAGCAGATGAACGTGCGCAACAACCGCGAGTTCGACGCTATATCGAAAGAAATCGAACTTCAGTCGCTCGAAATCGAACTCGCCGAAAAGCGAATCAGCGAAGCACAATTCCGGGTGCGGGGCAAAGAAGAAGAGATTAAAACGACGCAGGAGGCTCTCAACGAACGTAAAGAAGACCTGAAAGCCAAAAAGCAGGAACTTGATCAGATTACGTCGGAGAGTCAGGAAGAAGAAAAAGAAATTATTAAACTCCGCGACAAACAGGCTACCAACGTTGAACCGCGTTTGCTGAATTCGTACAACAAAATTCGTGGCAACGCACTCAACGGTCTGGCGGTAGTGATGGTGAAGCGCGGTGCCTGTGGCGGCTGCTTCAACGTAGTACCTCCCCAACGGCAGGCAGACATCAAAGACAAAAAGAAAATTATTGTCTGCGAACATTGCGGGCGCATCTTCGCCGACGTTGAAGGTGTTCCCGAACCCGCTCCAACGGGTCGCGGCAAGTGA
- a CDS encoding tetratricopeptide repeat protein codes for MKNLCKPVLSVLSVFLFFTASAQDFAWTPGLQRAYTDLQKGKLANARQMLAREPAQNGVRVFVEDYADMLLLVTTDDDRAFASLSDREDERLDALKSLTDDSPWQRVLQAEVRLHWAFVKLKFGREMSASWDVIRAYRLLAENQKRFPAFLPTYKSLGTLHIMIGSVPENYVWVANLLGLRGNIRQGQQELQRAQADPIFSLEARLVDLMVRAYVLNFTDADGQSLRQLVTANSDNLLLHFFGATIEQKNGHGEQALAYLNTRPTGAAYQPMPIIENILGDVYLQKGQYNTATAHFRQFLASYRGRNFLKDTHYKLFLCHWLANRPESEARPLLEMVLRVGRTAVESDKAAQKFAEAYLKRGASANQKVLMRARLASDGGFTDSALAYLRPYPETRFATLAERAEFNYRMGRIYQRQNAPDAAIPYLSRALALADTPDGRRDQLSFGASAALQLGYIYQQKNDRIRARSFFQKALSFKHHEYKNSVDNKAKAQL; via the coding sequence ATGAAAAATCTGTGTAAACCCGTCCTATCCGTTTTATCCGTGTTCCTCTTTTTTACCGCTTCGGCGCAGGATTTTGCCTGGACGCCCGGCCTGCAACGTGCTTACACTGACCTGCAAAAAGGCAAACTGGCAAACGCCCGGCAAATGCTGGCCCGCGAACCTGCCCAAAACGGCGTTCGGGTGTTTGTAGAAGACTACGCCGATATGCTCCTGCTCGTTACCACCGACGACGACCGGGCCTTTGCCAGCCTCAGCGACCGCGAAGACGAACGACTCGATGCGCTAAAATCGTTGACTGATGATTCGCCCTGGCAGCGGGTGTTGCAGGCCGAAGTGCGGTTACACTGGGCGTTTGTGAAACTCAAGTTTGGCAGGGAGATGAGCGCGAGCTGGGACGTTATCCGGGCGTATAGGCTCCTGGCTGAGAATCAGAAACGCTTTCCTGCTTTCCTGCCCACCTACAAGTCGCTCGGTACGCTGCACATCATGATCGGCTCCGTGCCGGAAAATTACGTGTGGGTAGCAAACCTGCTCGGTCTGCGCGGCAATATTCGGCAGGGGCAGCAGGAATTGCAACGGGCGCAGGCCGACCCTATTTTCAGTCTCGAAGCCCGGCTTGTCGACCTGATGGTGCGGGCCTACGTCCTTAACTTCACCGACGCCGACGGTCAATCGCTCCGGCAATTAGTTACGGCCAACTCCGATAATCTGCTGCTGCATTTTTTCGGCGCAACCATCGAGCAGAAAAACGGACACGGCGAACAGGCACTGGCGTATTTGAATACCCGCCCCACCGGCGCGGCTTATCAGCCGATGCCCATTATCGAAAACATTCTGGGCGATGTCTACTTACAAAAAGGACAATATAACACGGCAACAGCACATTTCCGGCAATTTCTGGCAAGCTACCGAGGCCGTAATTTCCTAAAAGACACGCATTACAAACTGTTTCTGTGCCACTGGCTGGCGAACCGCCCCGAGTCTGAAGCCCGCCCGTTGCTCGAAATGGTACTGCGCGTTGGCCGAACGGCGGTAGAGTCCGACAAGGCGGCTCAGAAATTTGCCGAAGCGTATTTGAAACGGGGGGCATCGGCCAATCAAAAAGTGCTGATGCGGGCGCGGCTGGCATCGGACGGTGGTTTTACCGATAGTGCGCTGGCCTACCTCCGCCCCTACCCCGAAACCCGGTTTGCTACGCTGGCCGAACGCGCCGAATTTAACTACCGGATGGGCCGCATCTACCAACGCCAAAACGCACCCGACGCGGCCATTCCGTATCTCAGCCGCGCTCTCGCCCTCGCCGATACACCCGACGGTCGGCGCGACCAACTCTCGTTCGGTGCGTCGGCAGCTTTGCAGTTAGGCTACATTTACCAACAAAAAAACGACCGGATCCGCGCCCGGTCATTTTTCCAGAAAGCCCTCAGTTTCAAGCACCACGAATACAAAAACAGCGTCGATAACAAGGCGAAGGCCCAGTTGTAG
- a CDS encoding phosphoglycerate kinase produces the protein MKTVDSYNFAGKKALVRVDFNVPLNDQYEITDDTRIKATIPTVLKIVNDGGSAILMSHLGRPKGGPEEKYSLKHIIPALNEAFGREVKFADDCIGQSATDLAASLQPGEILLLENLRFYKEEEKGNVEFAEKLSKLGDVWVNDAFGTAHRAHASTAVIGQFFADRVCGYVMQAELDNAKKILEDAERPFTAIMGGAKISDKILIIERLLDTVDNLIIGGGMTYTFTKAQGGQIGKSLLEADKQDLALDILKKAEAKGVKIYMPVDNVCADSFSNDANRQIVATGHIPDGWEGLDIGPETVKLFTDVVLNSKTILWNGPMGVFEFENFATGTNAIAEAVVKATEENGAFSLIGGGDSASAVNQAGYGDRVSYVSTGGGALLEYMEGKVLPGVAALS, from the coding sequence ATGAAAACTGTAGATTCCTACAACTTTGCCGGTAAAAAAGCCCTCGTTCGCGTCGATTTCAACGTGCCGCTCAACGACCAGTACGAAATCACCGACGACACCCGCATTAAAGCGACTATCCCAACCGTGCTAAAAATCGTGAACGATGGCGGCTCGGCCATTCTCATGTCGCACTTAGGTCGTCCGAAGGGTGGGCCGGAAGAAAAATATTCGCTTAAACACATCATCCCCGCGCTCAACGAAGCGTTTGGCCGGGAGGTGAAATTTGCCGACGATTGTATCGGCCAATCGGCCACTGACCTGGCGGCAAGCCTGCAACCCGGCGAGATTCTGCTGCTCGAAAACCTTCGTTTCTACAAAGAAGAAGAAAAAGGCAACGTTGAGTTTGCCGAGAAACTATCGAAACTTGGCGACGTATGGGTGAATGATGCCTTCGGAACGGCCCACCGTGCCCACGCCAGCACGGCGGTAATCGGTCAGTTTTTCGCCGACCGGGTATGCGGCTACGTGATGCAGGCCGAACTCGACAACGCCAAAAAGATTCTGGAAGATGCCGAACGCCCGTTCACGGCTATCATGGGCGGGGCCAAAATCTCCGATAAAATCCTGATTATCGAACGCCTGCTCGATACGGTCGATAACCTCATCATCGGGGGCGGCATGACCTACACGTTTACCAAAGCGCAGGGCGGGCAAATCGGTAAATCGCTGCTCGAAGCCGACAAGCAGGACCTCGCGCTCGACATCCTGAAAAAAGCCGAAGCCAAAGGGGTGAAAATCTACATGCCTGTCGATAACGTTTGCGCCGATAGTTTCTCGAACGACGCCAACCGCCAAATCGTTGCTACCGGCCATATTCCCGACGGGTGGGAGGGCTTAGACATTGGTCCTGAAACAGTTAAACTGTTCACCGATGTGGTGTTGAACTCGAAAACCATTCTCTGGAACGGACCAATGGGCGTATTCGAGTTCGAGAACTTCGCCACCGGCACCAACGCCATTGCCGAAGCGGTGGTAAAAGCGACCGAAGAGAACGGCGCGTTTTCGCTCATCGGCGGGGGCGATTCTGCCTCGGCAGTCAATCAGGCCGGTTACGGCGACCGCGTCAGCTACGTCTCAACAGGTGGCGGTGCGCTGCTGGAATACATGGAAGGGAAAGTGCTACCGGGTGTAGCGGCCCTCTCGTAG
- a CDS encoding M20/M25/M40 family metallo-hydrolase gives MTRRPQISALLTLLLLIGLALWSIWMMEPPAPKPATAPPTDFSAERAFRHIRQIGREPHAMGTPGHARLRTYLLGQLRALGLEVQVQETPVSYRRGGSVGYVYNLLGRLRGKQSSDTGSRKAVLMLAHYDSQPNARGAADDGAGVAAMLETVRALQQSEPLQHDVIVLISDGEEYGLYGAQAFLRHPWAKDVGFVMNLEARGVRGAAMTFEISPENGWAVEALAKGAPYPVASSLMYEVYRSLPNSSDFTIFRNAGYTGINTAFIDGFVHYHKLTDAPQTLNLSSLQHHGSNLLGMTRYVGNQALENTKATDKVFFNTVGFHLVQYPMWLNGWFVGLLTLLLVGVFVLGLRQRVLTIWQSLAGLGLFLLILLLTTALFWPITVFVRDLMPPAFKLRIAEDSRFAFDYYINGIYGSDRFFVAYILLTVGLVGLLIRLVLRWIRPFSLLMGVYLLLYLLIVVQAIWLPAATFLLLFPCLFSLVGTLLLFSRNLVRRDETLAYRLIAGVSALPALLLLSPLVRMLFVTFDLQMPFIASMLLFILLLSLLLPLVFGLEQALRWRSWPTAALVSLGLGLLLTIWAIRAEQPSAEQPLHSQVSYYLDSDSGKAHWSSVSPHLDHWKAQFFPDKWMDSFRRFYPAGQGNRLLNQRRRLVQETTALALPAPTATIISDSNTTTGRTLRLRLHSPRGAAGFVVGFMVSDTADVRNMHINNEPVQTDRWPLSDQKGYWLQLVCNGLPTSKELTLTMKTRPKTPFRLFLYDQSMSLPESLVRVPRPADVVYEQGAGSNQTIVRKVYAF, from the coding sequence ATGACCCGCCGACCGCAAATTTCCGCCTTGTTGACCCTATTGCTGCTCATCGGCCTTGCCCTCTGGTCCATCTGGATGATGGAGCCGCCCGCACCCAAACCCGCCACCGCCCCACCCACCGACTTCTCGGCGGAACGGGCTTTCCGGCACATCCGCCAAATTGGGCGAGAACCACACGCGATGGGTACGCCCGGCCATGCCCGACTGCGAACCTATCTGCTGGGGCAACTGCGGGCGTTGGGGCTGGAGGTGCAGGTGCAGGAAACGCCCGTCTCGTATCGGCGGGGCGGCAGCGTGGGGTATGTGTATAACCTGCTGGGGCGGCTACGCGGCAAACAATCAAGTGACACCGGGTCGCGTAAGGCGGTGCTGATGCTGGCGCATTACGACTCGCAGCCTAACGCACGGGGTGCCGCCGACGATGGCGCGGGCGTGGCAGCCATGCTGGAAACCGTCCGCGCTCTGCAACAAAGCGAGCCGCTTCAACACGACGTTATTGTGCTGATTTCCGATGGCGAAGAATATGGCCTATATGGGGCACAGGCATTTTTGCGGCATCCGTGGGCTAAAGACGTTGGGTTTGTGATGAACCTTGAAGCGCGGGGTGTGCGGGGCGCGGCCATGACGTTCGAGATTAGTCCCGAAAACGGCTGGGCGGTAGAGGCCCTGGCGAAGGGCGCACCCTATCCGGTAGCGTCGTCGCTGATGTACGAAGTGTACCGGAGTCTGCCCAATAGCAGCGATTTCACGATTTTCAGGAATGCGGGCTACACAGGCATCAATACGGCGTTTATCGACGGCTTCGTGCATTACCACAAACTGACCGACGCGCCCCAGACCCTTAACCTCAGTAGTCTGCAACACCACGGCAGCAACCTGCTCGGCATGACCCGCTATGTTGGCAATCAGGCACTTGAGAACACCAAAGCCACCGACAAAGTCTTTTTCAACACGGTCGGTTTTCACCTTGTGCAGTACCCTATGTGGCTGAACGGCTGGTTCGTGGGCTTGCTGACCCTGCTGCTCGTGGGCGTATTTGTGTTGGGTCTTCGCCAACGGGTGCTGACGATTTGGCAAAGTCTGGCCGGGCTGGGCCTGTTTCTGCTGATTCTGTTGCTTACTACGGCTCTGTTCTGGCCCATCACGGTATTCGTGCGTGACCTGATGCCACCGGCGTTCAAACTACGCATTGCCGAAGACAGCCGGTTTGCGTTCGATTACTACATCAACGGCATCTATGGCTCCGACCGTTTTTTTGTTGCCTATATACTACTGACGGTTGGGCTGGTGGGGTTACTGATTCGGCTCGTGCTGCGCTGGATTCGCCCGTTTTCGCTGCTGATGGGCGTTTACCTGCTGTTATACCTGCTGATTGTTGTTCAGGCTATCTGGTTGCCGGCGGCCACGTTTCTGTTACTGTTTCCATGTCTGTTCAGCCTGGTTGGCACACTGCTGCTCTTTAGCCGAAACCTTGTCCGGCGTGACGAAACGCTGGCCTATAGGCTGATAGCAGGCGTTTCGGCACTCCCCGCGCTGCTGTTATTGAGTCCGCTGGTGCGAATGCTGTTCGTTACGTTCGATTTGCAAATGCCGTTTATAGCGTCTATGCTGCTGTTTATTCTACTGCTGAGCTTGCTGTTGCCGCTGGTATTTGGTCTCGAACAGGCGTTGCGCTGGCGTAGCTGGCCTACGGCGGCTTTAGTCTCGCTTGGGTTGGGGCTGCTGCTGACCATCTGGGCCATTCGCGCCGAACAGCCAAGTGCCGAACAGCCGCTGCATAGTCAGGTTAGCTACTACCTCGATAGCGACTCAGGCAAGGCGCACTGGTCGTCGGTTTCGCCCCATCTTGACCACTGGAAGGCGCAGTTTTTTCCTGATAAATGGATGGACTCGTTCCGCCGTTTTTACCCCGCCGGGCAGGGGAATCGTCTGCTCAATCAACGGAGACGGTTGGTGCAGGAAACCACCGCGCTCGCCCTGCCCGCCCCAACCGCCACCATCATCAGCGACAGCAACACCACCACAGGCCGAACGTTGCGGCTCCGGCTGCATTCGCCACGTGGGGCAGCGGGGTTTGTAGTGGGGTTTATGGTAAGCGACACCGCCGATGTGCGGAACATGCACATCAACAACGAGCCAGTACAGACCGACCGGTGGCCGCTCTCAGACCAGAAAGGTTATTGGCTGCAATTGGTCTGCAACGGCCTGCCGACAAGCAAAGAACTAACGCTGACGATGAAGACCCGGCCAAAAACGCCGTTCCGGTTGTTTTTGTACGATCAGTCGATGAGTTTACCCGAATCATTGGTGCGCGTTCCCCGGCCTGCCGACGTGGTGTATGAGCAGGGCGCAGGCAGCAATCAAACTATCGTACGGAAGGTGTATGCGTTTTAA
- a CDS encoding PIN domain nuclease, giving the protein MTEPIIVDTSVWIDCFRGISTNQTKIVIDRLLTPGLIAITPTILQETLQGFREDNEWQRARTNLLACKILRADAIKAAIGAAQLYRSLRKKGVTIRKPNDCLIAHYALFYDLPILHNDADFDQIARHTTLRVA; this is encoded by the coding sequence ATGACAGAGCCAATTATTGTTGACACGTCGGTTTGGATTGACTGTTTCCGGGGAATTAGCACTAACCAGACAAAGATTGTTATCGACCGATTGCTCACGCCTGGATTGATTGCAATTACGCCGACTATTTTGCAGGAAACTTTGCAGGGGTTTCGGGAGGATAACGAATGGCAACGGGCCAGAACCAATCTGCTGGCTTGTAAAATTCTTCGTGCGGATGCTATAAAAGCCGCAATAGGAGCAGCTCAGTTATACCGCTCCCTCCGCAAAAAAGGCGTTACTATCCGCAAACCAAACGACTGCCTGATTGCCCATTACGCCCTTTTCTACGACCTGCCTATTCTACACAATGACGCTGACTTCGACCAAATCGCCCGGCACACTACCTTGCGCGTGGCGTAA
- a CDS encoding type II toxin-antitoxin system VapB family antitoxin, producing the protein MRTNIDINDELLQEIMELTRIKTKREAVNLALDEFLKTLRRRDLLAMFGNVTWEGDLEQMRTVVRPEEWDDKP; encoded by the coding sequence ATGCGAACGAACATTGACATCAATGATGAACTGTTGCAGGAAATCATGGAGCTTACCCGCATCAAAACCAAACGCGAAGCTGTTAATCTGGCCCTCGATGAATTTTTGAAAACGTTGCGTCGTAGGGATCTGCTTGCTATGTTTGGTAACGTTACCTGGGAAGGTGACCTCGAACAAATGCGTACAGTTGTGCGTCCTGAAGAGTGGGATGACAAACCATGA
- a CDS encoding DUF2157 domain-containing protein — MSPNDVLEHLAKQGIVPPEQRAKIAEIEQLRPFSLHWELRAMLYIGIVLLSTGLGLLVYDNFDRIGHGALLAVMAVACAGCFWFAWQHRPVWSTHQTQSRSAFGDYALLLGCLLFLTLEGYAQYAYNVFGTRYGLVTLLPAALFLPLAYRFDHRGVLGMGLTALISWVGVTVRPLELYVKTNFFNQETTISAIVLALILIGAALWLQQRRIKAHFTDTYLTIAGNLLLVALLGGLFNFENLRLGFALGLLVACVAFDRFARRQQSFLYLLMSTVYGYIGLSYLFFHYMPFDDLGVLGYWYVVVTGAVAVTYLLKQLPRKRKANEGI, encoded by the coding sequence ATGTCCCCAAACGACGTACTCGAACACCTGGCAAAACAAGGCATTGTACCACCCGAACAACGGGCGAAAATCGCCGAAATAGAGCAACTACGCCCCTTTTCGCTACACTGGGAACTGCGGGCCATGCTGTACATAGGTATTGTGCTGCTGAGTACGGGGCTGGGGCTTTTGGTGTACGATAATTTCGACCGCATAGGGCATGGTGCGTTGCTGGCCGTTATGGCCGTGGCGTGTGCGGGCTGCTTCTGGTTTGCCTGGCAACACCGCCCGGTCTGGTCAACCCACCAAACGCAGTCGCGCTCGGCCTTTGGTGATTACGCGCTGCTGCTCGGCTGTCTGTTGTTTCTGACGCTGGAAGGCTATGCGCAGTATGCATACAACGTGTTCGGCACCCGCTACGGACTCGTAACGTTGCTGCCTGCCGCCCTGTTTCTGCCGCTGGCGTACCGGTTCGATCATCGGGGCGTGTTGGGCATGGGCCTGACCGCGCTTATCTCGTGGGTAGGCGTTACGGTGCGCCCGCTCGAGCTGTATGTCAAAACCAACTTCTTCAACCAGGAAACCACGATTTCGGCTATTGTGCTGGCGTTGATACTGATTGGCGCGGCTCTATGGCTGCAACAACGGCGCATCAAAGCCCATTTTACGGACACTTACCTGACCATTGCCGGAAATCTGCTGTTAGTGGCCCTGCTGGGCGGACTCTTCAACTTTGAGAACCTGCGGCTCGGCTTTGCGCTGGGGCTGCTGGTAGCCTGCGTGGCCTTCGACCGTTTTGCCCGGCGGCAGCAGTCGTTTTTATACCTGCTTATGAGTACGGTATATGGCTACATTGGGCTGTCGTATTTATTCTTCCACTACATGCCATTCGATGATTTGGGCGTGTTGGGCTATTGGTACGTGGTCGTGACGGGGGCCGTGGCCGTGACGTACTTATTGAAGCAATTACCCCGCAAAAGGAAAGCGAATGAAGGCATATAA
- a CDS encoding VRR-NUC domain-containing protein → MVGRQKVILTPRYYLDNFRYVLDFVKRLYGNLLNEAEWNFIRQFEALGIDAQCLYVRFSNRKGLFFRVNKLQYNEINDLPAAVGELLAAGFIERLSARHEPVGTDALGVFTKPELLDLLPLEPEERQPLGKEKKEGVIRYALNELNFAEIVTSLTTHETVVKVNFEVEDMMVKYLFFGNRGGSMTEFVVRDLGMINFERYDDSKMTARFRSRKEVEDKLLISLTNEQFYDLKEAEAPAETIYNWFLNWNETRPDLTEIAIPGYQKLVCRVGAYLERQKLPDQALAVYELSDRVPARERRVRLLYRNGSVDEALALCDEIAVAPLNAEERYFANDFKEKILSTGAKKRSRKATTRFLSDAESVNIPAAYRHHVEAGVMNYYLEQDYDAAFTENYPWRGLFGLVFWDIIYDANVSAIHHPLQRAPSDFYLPEFYHKREDLLKKRLTELTSKDDWRRHTGRTFNAKYGITNVLVDWSDELLGLVHRLIELLDVEQLRLILLEMARNVREHTRGFPDLLVWNDAGQYEFVEVKSPTDHLGPQQLHWLEFFQTIGVHGKVVRVVWE, encoded by the coding sequence ATGGTCGGACGCCAAAAAGTTATTCTTACGCCCCGGTATTATTTAGACAATTTCCGCTACGTGCTGGACTTTGTCAAACGGCTGTACGGCAATCTGTTGAACGAAGCCGAATGGAACTTTATTCGTCAGTTTGAGGCTCTCGGCATTGATGCCCAGTGCCTGTATGTTCGGTTCAGCAATCGCAAAGGACTATTTTTTCGGGTCAACAAGCTACAATATAACGAAATAAATGACCTTCCGGCGGCTGTGGGTGAGTTACTGGCGGCTGGATTCATCGAACGGCTATCGGCCCGGCACGAACCGGTTGGCACCGACGCGCTGGGCGTTTTCACCAAACCCGAACTGCTCGATCTGCTACCGCTGGAGCCGGAAGAACGACAGCCGCTGGGCAAAGAAAAGAAAGAAGGCGTTATCCGGTACGCGCTTAACGAACTGAATTTCGCTGAGATTGTCACGAGTCTGACCACGCACGAAACGGTTGTGAAGGTGAATTTCGAGGTCGAAGACATGATGGTGAAGTACCTGTTTTTCGGCAATCGGGGCGGCAGCATGACCGAGTTTGTGGTGCGCGACCTCGGCATGATTAACTTCGAGCGATATGACGACAGTAAAATGACCGCCCGCTTCCGCAGCCGCAAAGAAGTGGAAGATAAGCTGTTAATCTCGCTGACGAACGAACAATTTTACGATCTGAAAGAAGCCGAAGCCCCCGCCGAAACCATTTACAACTGGTTTCTGAACTGGAACGAAACCCGCCCCGACCTCACCGAAATTGCCATTCCGGGTTATCAGAAACTCGTATGCCGCGTGGGCGCGTACCTCGAACGGCAGAAACTGCCCGATCAGGCGTTGGCCGTATATGAATTGAGCGACCGCGTTCCGGCCCGCGAACGGCGCGTGCGGCTGCTCTACCGCAACGGGTCCGTCGACGAAGCCCTCGCCCTCTGCGACGAAATTGCCGTAGCTCCGCTCAACGCCGAAGAACGCTACTTCGCCAACGATTTCAAGGAGAAAATCCTGAGCACGGGCGCAAAGAAACGCAGCCGCAAAGCCACGACCCGCTTTTTGTCGGATGCCGAGAGCGTAAACATTCCGGCGGCCTATCGGCATCACGTCGAAGCGGGCGTAATGAATTATTATCTGGAGCAGGACTACGACGCGGCTTTCACCGAGAATTACCCCTGGCGCGGGCTGTTTGGACTGGTGTTCTGGGATATTATTTACGACGCCAACGTGTCGGCCATTCACCACCCGCTGCAACGCGCTCCGTCGGATTTTTACCTGCCCGAATTTTACCACAAACGCGAAGACCTACTCAAAAAACGCCTGACCGAACTAACGTCCAAAGACGACTGGCGACGGCATACGGGCCGAACCTTCAACGCCAAGTATGGCATCACCAACGTGCTGGTCGACTGGTCCGACGAGTTGCTGGGGCTGGTACATCGCCTGATTGAACTGCTTGACGTAGAGCAACTCCGGCTGATATTGCTTGAGATGGCCCGCAACGTTCGCGAACACACTCGCGGCTTCCCCGACCTGCTTGTCTGGAACGACGCCGGGCAGTATGAGTTTGTGGAAGTAAAATCGCCGACCGACCATCTCGGCCCGCAGCAATTGCACTGGTTAGAGTTTTTTCAGACCATTGGTGTCCACGGCAAAGTGGTGCGGGTAGTGTGGGAGTAG